TTGACCTAGACAAGTTTGGAAACCGGTGGTATATTTAGCGAGAGGAAATCAAATCAGCAGCTCTAATTGATTAGTGTGTTATCAAAACATCAGCTGATGCGTTTGTGATGATTTGAACCAATATGATAACACTGCGAAAGGGTTCTACTGGGGCATCGCATTTGAAATAGCTGGAACATCAATGAGCGTATTGAGTGTGCAATTCTGGGCAAAATTGTCTTTGGTGCAGTGTTAAAAACTTGCAGTGTAGTGCCGTGCGTAAGAGACATCAAAACGACATGGCTGTGTCGAAGTTCAGGTGAGTCAGAATTAGTGTACGTTCATGTGTTTAAAAGTAACCTTCATAAATGTTTCTAtcaatttgtatttgtatcgTTCTAATAATGAACAAAACATGTTGTTGATTTTAATGGGTTGAACAACATATAAAAACTTATCACTCTACAACACCATGAACTCTGCTCACCACCCATAAAACGCATGCACCATGCGGCAGAAGCAATTGTATAATGGGGTGATAAAAAGTAACCAATTCGCACATTGCCGTGCCGGTTTCTTGTATGAACAATGGATCCCAACAACAATGAATAATGCGTCATTATATAAGGCCGATCATTGCACTTTCCCTTAGAATTGGTGGAGATTTGAATACAAATTGCTTGTGCCGCCACCTGCACCGCATTGCATGTTGTTTTGCACAGAACCGCACGGAACAATCGAATGGCGCTACATAATTGCGTGTGCGCTGTGATCCATGAAAGTGTCGCGTGAGGCATCTGTAGGGCTGTAGCGTGCCCTTCGGTGACGTGTTTCCGTAGTGTAGTGGTTATCACGTCTGCTTCACACGCAGAAGGTCCCCGGTTCGAACCCGGGCGGAAACAGGAgaaagctttttgtttttttttttattttatggatTTCTATTACAATActaataatgataatttataTCGTTCCAGTGATGTTGACGAATATGGATTCAAGCGGGAACCGGATTTCGACTACCAGTCGTATGAAAATATCATGTCCAGCTATCTAACGGTACTAACGACACGCAGTATGCGATGGCAAAAGTTTCTCAAGAGTGCGGACATGCTAAAGAACCGTTCCAAATTGAAACGGTTCGTTCGGAAAGGAGTGCCAGGTTCGCTCCGGGAAGAAGTATGGATGAAAACGTCCGGTGCGCATGaactacagcaacagcaaccgaaCCTCTATCAAACTCTGCTTACATATGAGTTCGATCAAGAAATATGTAAGTGAAGAGCTTATAGTATAATCCTATGCAAttttttacttactttttcGTTCTTTCCCTAGCGGACCAAATCAAACTCGATCTCCCAAGAACATTTCCGGACAATATCCATTTTGAACAGTATCAATTAAGTTTGTACAACGTGCTGATTGCGTTTGCCCACCACAATCGCACGGTTGGGTACTGTCAGGGCCTAAACTATATTGCAGGTAAGTTATCCTCGGAACTGTGGTCTGTTGACATTATCACATCATAAttatattgattatttattacGTGCCCGTTTCGGCGTTTAGGTTTATTATTGTTAGTGACTAAGAATGAAGTGTCTTCGTTCTGGCTGCTAAAAGTGGTGGTCGAGAACATCGTACCGCTATATCATAccaaaacgatggaaaatctCATCACCGATATTGAGGTGCTCAGTGAACTGATCCGTCAGCGTGCCCCGGATGTCCATCGGCACATCTTCGATTTGGGTGAGTGCGTATACGATTAAGTAACCTTCCTGTACGAATCTATTGCTTCGTTTTATTCTGTGGCAGGACTGCCATGGCCTGTGATAGCAACCAAATGGTTCATCTGCCTGTACGCTGAAGTACTTCCAACGGAGACCGTGCTGCGGATATGGGACTGCCTGTTTCTCGAGGGGAACAAAATCTTGCTCCGCGTAGGGCTTACGGCAGTGGTGCAGCTGCGACAAGATTTGTTAGCGACTGATGATATCTCCAATCTGATCGGACTGTTCCGTTCGTTGGAAAAATCGCACGTACTCATGGACTGTCACGAGTTCATGAAAAGTATCTTCAAGGTGCCGGGTAATTTGCGTCGCTCGCAACTAGATGCACTTCGGCAGCGGTTCTACAACGAACGGATGGCCAGCAAGAGTAAAGTTTCCTAGGGGTTGGAGAGCTATATTCAGAAGAGATACAGACTGAATATAGTGTAGACAAAACCGTTCGAATGTGGTTTAAAAGCAGAAGCAATGCCTAACTTTCACAACTTATCAAAGGAAATGGTTCCTTT
This region of Anopheles marshallii chromosome 2, idAnoMarsDA_429_01, whole genome shotgun sequence genomic DNA includes:
- the LOC128708103 gene encoding growth hormone-regulated TBC protein 1-A encodes the protein MAVSKFSDVDEYGFKREPDFDYQSYENIMSSYLTVLTTRSMRWQKFLKSADMLKNRSKLKRFVRKGVPGSLREEVWMKTSGAHELQQQQPNLYQTLLTYEFDQEISDQIKLDLPRTFPDNIHFEQYQLSLYNVLIAFAHHNRTVGYCQGLNYIAGLLLLVTKNEVSSFWLLKVVVENIVPLYHTKTMENLITDIEVLSELIRQRAPDVHRHIFDLGLPWPVIATKWFICLYAEVLPTETVLRIWDCLFLEGNKILLRVGLTAVVQLRQDLLATDDISNLIGLFRSLEKSHVLMDCHEFMKSIFKVPGNLRRSQLDALRQRFYNERMASKSKVS